In a genomic window of Methylobacter sp. YRD-M1:
- a CDS encoding choice-of-anchor O protein → MHILKIKKQRMGQKLIAGTLLILGAGQACADDGELVRKSMSKENGNTPVASHVPEAEHAFIDMMKFYVPAQAADGTVAPVEYKKDDGTTVENRDKVKPLISTYIYGPVESVEGIGFVGHGKREAYGAVSLDDGKTWKSTNLSESADKSSSDVIRTDIPLFGESGAYPGDVTNVQFFQAMAGNRALVVWPSRYCDTGEPNYALASSNPARRDAIAARLGINLANPSPDDLYLIDMFGVKGNQGYVDYAEDKFEPNHPVGKVPFSCLWAARGVLVQGNDPRTAATEASYMLWYKAERLTSGARDVARIEAECQEGAGCAITWQEDPEGLRPGQGEGPGEGWSGAIANSQTDVWYSYLPWEHFDTVQKPDDNGETLLTLQEYLASDDTSKPQAGIPFAMPMRVTDNARCNVANPQPYCNGSAIAANHPDVLNPLLYGMKDMCKTTIQIPTGKKGTLSDICVTEDGLPLVGNIAATRPRMSLHGYDSNKDGAKDSAFVVFISEESKGLGAFGFTDDQAAGVPCDPEIDDNCLTFDEGKNIWYYSFNMSLTGDKAGKFAGKTHLDSLVANLAGHGNILNQPEVNWQTGRFYPLRNTSDLWNFGAFNYELWNTEIARRGSLLIQDIAKAEASRSRLLALPSWKQGVMNQGGPADVMVRRILAPRSLSDLSAFKYHQL, encoded by the coding sequence ATGCATATTCTAAAAATAAAAAAACAACGAATGGGACAAAAACTGATAGCCGGTACACTGCTAATATTGGGAGCGGGACAGGCTTGCGCTGATGACGGCGAGCTGGTCAGGAAGAGCATGTCGAAGGAAAACGGCAATACGCCCGTTGCCAGCCATGTTCCGGAGGCCGAGCATGCCTTCATCGACATGATGAAGTTCTATGTGCCGGCCCAGGCCGCGGACGGCACGGTTGCCCCTGTCGAATACAAAAAAGACGACGGCACTACCGTGGAGAACCGGGATAAAGTCAAACCCTTAATAAGCACTTATATCTACGGTCCCGTCGAATCTGTGGAAGGCATAGGGTTTGTCGGGCACGGCAAGCGCGAGGCTTATGGCGCGGTGAGTCTGGACGACGGCAAGACCTGGAAGTCCACCAATCTGTCTGAGTCCGCCGACAAGAGTTCCAGCGATGTGATCCGGACCGATATTCCGTTATTTGGAGAAAGCGGCGCCTATCCGGGTGATGTGACCAACGTTCAGTTCTTCCAGGCGATGGCGGGCAATCGCGCGCTGGTCGTCTGGCCCAGCCGGTACTGCGATACGGGTGAGCCCAACTATGCGCTCGCCAGCAGCAATCCGGCCCGTCGCGACGCCATCGCGGCCAGGCTGGGCATCAATCTCGCGAATCCTTCGCCTGACGACCTGTATCTGATTGATATGTTCGGCGTCAAGGGCAATCAGGGCTATGTCGATTACGCCGAAGACAAATTCGAGCCGAACCATCCGGTCGGCAAAGTGCCTTTCTCCTGTCTTTGGGCGGCGCGCGGCGTTCTGGTGCAGGGCAACGACCCGCGTACCGCTGCAACGGAAGCCAGTTACATGTTGTGGTACAAGGCTGAAAGGCTGACTTCCGGCGCGCGCGACGTGGCCCGTATCGAGGCTGAATGTCAGGAAGGCGCCGGCTGCGCCATAACCTGGCAGGAAGATCCCGAAGGGTTGCGCCCCGGCCAGGGCGAAGGTCCCGGAGAAGGCTGGAGCGGCGCCATTGCCAACAGCCAAACCGACGTTTGGTATTCCTATTTGCCTTGGGAACACTTCGATACGGTGCAGAAACCCGATGACAACGGCGAGACCTTGCTGACGCTGCAGGAGTACCTGGCCTCGGACGATACCTCTAAGCCACAGGCGGGCATTCCTTTCGCGATGCCCATGCGGGTCACCGACAATGCGCGCTGCAATGTCGCCAATCCGCAGCCTTACTGCAACGGCTCGGCGATTGCGGCAAACCATCCGGATGTCCTGAATCCGTTGCTTTATGGCATGAAGGACATGTGCAAGACGACCATCCAGATACCGACCGGAAAAAAAGGCACCCTATCCGACATCTGCGTCACCGAAGACGGCCTGCCGCTGGTCGGCAACATCGCCGCGACGCGTCCGCGCATGTCGCTGCACGGTTACGACAGCAATAAAGACGGCGCCAAGGACAGCGCTTTCGTGGTGTTCATCAGCGAGGAGTCTAAGGGCTTGGGCGCTTTCGGCTTTACCGATGACCAGGCGGCCGGCGTGCCGTGCGATCCCGAAATCGATGATAACTGCCTGACCTTCGACGAAGGCAAGAATATCTGGTATTACTCATTCAACATGTCATTGACGGGCGACAAGGCCGGCAAATTTGCCGGCAAGACCCATCTGGACAGTTTGGTTGCCAACCTGGCTGGGCATGGCAACATACTCAATCAGCCGGAAGTCAACTGGCAGACCGGCAGGTTTTATCCGTTGCGCAACACGTCCGACCTCTGGAACTTCGGTGCATTTAACTATGAGCTATGGAATACCGAGATTGCGCGCCGGGGCAGCCTGTTGATTCAGGATATCGCCAAGGCTGAAGCCAGCAGAAGCCGGTTGCTGGCGCTGCCGTCCTGGAAACAGGGCGTCATGAACCAGGGCGGGCCTGCCGATGTAATGGTGCGCAGAATCCTGGCGCCTAGGAGTCTGTCGGACTTATCAGCATTTAAATATCATCAGTTGTAA
- a CDS encoding PAS domain-containing protein has protein sequence MAFIVEKDSGLIPQVLSAILDECVNGITLADPDLDDAPIVYANKAFERLTGYSRAEIIGRNCRFLQGDDRNQAARYQIAEAIKNHQAVEVTLRNYKKDGSLFHNRLKIIPLFDKKQRVIYYLGVQYDITSQVKADKEIKELTGLLNAMPNKS, from the coding sequence ATGGCTTTTATTGTTGAAAAAGATAGCGGTCTGATTCCGCAAGTGCTGTCCGCTATTTTGGATGAGTGCGTTAACGGCATAACCCTGGCAGATCCGGATCTGGATGATGCGCCGATCGTTTATGCCAATAAAGCGTTTGAGCGCCTGACCGGTTACAGCCGGGCGGAAATCATCGGCCGCAATTGCCGCTTTCTGCAGGGCGACGACAGGAATCAGGCCGCACGCTATCAGATTGCCGAAGCAATCAAAAACCATCAGGCCGTTGAAGTGACCTTACGAAATTATAAAAAAGACGGCTCACTGTTTCATAATCGCCTCAAAATAATCCCGTTATTCGATAAAAAACAAAGGGTTATTTATTATCTGGGCGTCCAGTACGATATAACTAGCCAGGTCAAGGCAGATAAGGAAATCAAAGAGTTGACCGGTTTATTAAATGCCATGCCGAACAAATCATAA
- a CDS encoding sterol desaturase family protein, with protein MNEAVSINGDLLFNEALFGLAILAFVLLLIIEKVKPYRHFSAKTYKESIVTNTTTFLFNNIILTVLRASSLFLIAQQFASYGLLGGMENGPLKWVLAFAFFDLAIYLWHVASHKYEWLWRFHKVHHSDKSFNVSTGFRFHVFDLLMEIVYKSIFVVVIGVNAYLVLSIEIIELFFIFFHHANIRVPKEDLISQFIITPSLHRAHHSTLRKEHDSNYGIVLSIWDRIFGTRKELVPEHIGLDLIKAENFIQLFSLAFITERKVRQLLGWIPKGKKP; from the coding sequence ATGAATGAAGCTGTAAGTATTAATGGTGATCTGCTTTTTAATGAAGCCTTGTTTGGTCTCGCCATCCTTGCTTTTGTTTTGTTATTAATCATCGAGAAAGTTAAGCCATACCGGCACTTTTCCGCCAAGACTTATAAAGAATCGATCGTCACCAATACCACGACGTTTCTATTTAATAATATTATTCTGACGGTATTAAGGGCATCGTCACTGTTTCTTATCGCGCAACAGTTTGCGTCTTACGGATTATTGGGCGGCATGGAAAACGGTCCGCTCAAGTGGGTGCTGGCTTTCGCTTTTTTCGATCTGGCCATTTACCTTTGGCATGTGGCCAGCCATAAATATGAGTGGCTGTGGCGGTTTCATAAAGTGCATCACAGCGACAAGAGCTTTAACGTATCTACCGGCTTTCGTTTTCATGTGTTCGATTTATTGATGGAAATCGTCTACAAGTCGATATTTGTTGTCGTCATTGGCGTCAATGCGTATCTGGTGCTGTCAATCGAGATTATCGAGCTGTTCTTTATATTCTTCCATCATGCCAATATCCGTGTGCCCAAGGAAGATCTGATCTCGCAATTCATTATTACGCCATCGCTGCATCGGGCGCATCATTCGACATTACGCAAAGAACACGATAGTAACTATGGCATTGTTCTATCGATCTGGGATCGTATTTTTGGTACGCGAAAAGAACTGGTGCCTGAACATATCGGCCTGGATCTGATTAAAGCTGAAAACTTTATACAACTGTTTTCGCTGGCGTTTATTACCGAACGCAAAGTCCGGCAATTATTAGGCTGGATTCCAAAGGGCAAAAAACCGTGA
- a CDS encoding poly(3-hydroxybutyrate) depolymerase, whose translation MINFSRLKPYLTSRNRWLAVLFLLPVLLAFVLLLMDNSGDFAQMGTASYRPELVQGRCQPDLLTGEAGASHGESTQDGIKYNVRTPLNYDPSIAHPLLLVLSPAGSNRAKTEKTTGLTLPATMAGFIVAYADHPELSPTTTIELGTIPKRVAEKWCIDEKRIFITGHSDGGTSAMALAFMAGTRHIPAAIASSAAGIGYQDLRDRQCPKPLPVMIMHSANDHLFPGYGLESSGWWAACNKCDPIPEKLVNGCFGYSGCADDVKTWYCEGDKLHAQWPAINGTLIDFFASSGRRQR comes from the coding sequence ATGATCAATTTTTCCCGCTTAAAGCCTTATCTGACTTCGCGTAACAGATGGCTGGCGGTGTTATTTCTGTTGCCGGTTTTGCTGGCTTTCGTGTTGTTGCTTATGGACAATAGCGGCGACTTTGCCCAAATGGGCACGGCCTCTTACCGGCCCGAATTGGTCCAGGGCCGTTGCCAACCGGATCTGCTGACCGGCGAAGCCGGCGCCAGCCATGGCGAATCGACCCAGGATGGGATCAAGTACAACGTCCGTACGCCGCTCAATTACGATCCATCCATTGCTCACCCGCTGTTGCTGGTCTTGTCGCCGGCCGGCTCGAACCGGGCCAAAACCGAAAAGACCACGGGCCTGACGCTTCCGGCAACCATGGCCGGCTTCATCGTCGCCTATGCGGACCATCCGGAATTATCGCCTACCACAACCATTGAATTGGGCACTATTCCCAAGCGGGTGGCCGAAAAGTGGTGCATCGATGAAAAGCGGATTTTTATCACCGGCCATTCCGACGGCGGCACTTCGGCGATGGCTTTGGCGTTCATGGCCGGAACCCGGCACATTCCCGCCGCCATAGCTTCCAGCGCCGCCGGCATCGGTTATCAGGACCTGCGCGACCGCCAATGCCCGAAACCGCTGCCGGTCATGATCATGCATAGCGCCAACGATCACCTTTTTCCCGGCTATGGTCTAGAGTCGTCGGGATGGTGGGCGGCCTGCAATAAATGCGACCCGATCCCGGAAAAGCTGGTCAACGGTTGTTTCGGCTATTCCGGCTGCGCCGACGACGTTAAAACCTGGTACTGCGAAGGCGATAAACTGCATGCGCAGTGGCCGGCTATTAACGGCACGCTCATCGATTTTTTTGCTTCATCGGGCCGTCGGCAGCGATAG
- a CDS encoding LysR family transcriptional regulator — MEMHQIRYFLAVCDQGTFTRAAQSAYISQPSLTQAIKKLEEELGGELFSRDRTGCRLTDLGRLVEPNLRQIFREAQAIKAEAIRFTRLNTVPLRIGMMTTISSHRLSSVFADYQQAYPRIELELIVDSESSLLTQLDAGYLDLVISAPADLHERAYHFLPLYEERYVVAFSARHRFNQSQRIDLKAIQSEPYLDRLNCELRDKLKSVCQDRHIDLYPTYRSNSEEWILNMVRAGIGVALLPEFTVPKDAEYVKFRYLTDPEISRTIQAIYQTQVSPKSELQDLLAKLKMGL, encoded by the coding sequence ATGGAAATGCATCAGATTCGCTACTTCCTGGCGGTGTGCGACCAAGGCACTTTCACTCGCGCCGCGCAATCCGCCTATATCTCCCAACCTTCCTTGACACAGGCGATCAAGAAACTGGAAGAGGAACTGGGCGGTGAGTTGTTCAGCCGGGATAGAACCGGTTGCCGGCTGACTGACCTGGGACGTTTGGTTGAACCCAATCTCCGGCAAATTTTTCGTGAAGCCCAGGCGATCAAAGCTGAGGCCATCCGCTTTACCCGCTTGAACACCGTTCCCTTGCGGATTGGCATGATGACCACCATCAGCTCGCATCGCTTGAGTTCCGTTTTTGCCGACTATCAGCAGGCTTATCCCCGCATCGAGCTGGAATTGATTGTCGACAGCGAAAGCAGCTTGCTGACGCAATTGGATGCCGGCTATCTGGATCTAGTGATTAGCGCGCCGGCAGACTTACACGAAAGAGCCTATCATTTTCTGCCGCTTTACGAAGAACGCTATGTCGTCGCCTTCAGCGCCAGGCATCGCTTCAATCAATCGCAGCGTATCGATTTAAAAGCTATTCAATCAGAACCCTATCTGGACCGGCTCAACTGCGAACTGCGCGACAAGCTCAAAAGCGTTTGTCAGGATAGGCACATCGATCTGTACCCCACCTACCGTAGCAATAGCGAGGAATGGATACTGAACATGGTACGGGCCGGGATCGGCGTCGCGCTGCTGCCGGAATTCACTGTGCCGAAGGATGCGGAGTATGTGAAATTCCGCTACCTGACCGATCCGGAAATCAGCCGCACTATCCAGGCGATTTATCAAACGCAGGTTTCGCCTAAATCCGAGCTTCAGGACTTGCTGGCCAAATTGAAAATGGGGTTGTAA
- a CDS encoding SRPBCC family protein, whose amino-acid sequence MQIKFPFDSSRPVAGEASIDIDKPIREVFAFIGEHFFDNYPKWAQEVVEFEPLDGKQVFVGAKAKQVRRDNGAEVESIFEITDYQPFFKLIFHGLTAPYKHSYLLASGEQAQLTHLTFRFELLELDVFMRPFEKLIRAAIEDGAENTVENIKNLITVECN is encoded by the coding sequence ATGCAGATCAAGTTTCCGTTTGATTCGTCCAGGCCGGTTGCCGGCGAGGCCAGCATCGATATCGACAAGCCGATCCGCGAGGTTTTCGCGTTTATCGGAGAGCATTTTTTTGATAACTATCCAAAATGGGCGCAGGAAGTCGTCGAATTTGAGCCGTTGGACGGCAAACAGGTTTTTGTAGGCGCCAAAGCCAAACAAGTACGCAGGGACAACGGAGCGGAGGTTGAGTCAATTTTTGAAATTACTGATTATCAGCCGTTTTTTAAATTGATTTTTCACGGATTGACTGCACCTTACAAGCATAGCTATTTATTGGCCAGTGGCGAACAGGCGCAACTTACGCACTTGACCTTTCGCTTTGAATTACTGGAGCTTGACGTTTTTATGCGTCCGTTTGAAAAACTGATACGGGCCGCTATTGAAGACGGCGCGGAAAACACGGTAGAGAATATTAAAAATTTGATCACCGTCGAATGCAACTAA
- a CDS encoding choice-of-anchor O protein, producing MPPIIYIGQTRIVILNPVRQTPSSWLNKSVNPYAFRNMECRSKRYGRGRDSKPMNPYYPDGLCLDTPINLSATIPDTCTDSQAGGEVLCPQVDLSQGTLFGIGNTNPILEGNQVEPNTTKVLSWHQCPASFTTVSGATLNCNNDSRTDASTLYDQSWYNPLDVAKGHRGYLDGDFVMMLYAWSPNWRLNAKGSDRYELYIRRSFDGGKTWGTLPKNYRHHDKSRWAGTGTVTCETFRATETGTGEPVEPRVCNQYAAGALEQARNVTQIKSMRTTTLDPRFAATAESITSDLFGAGIPNIGNEDVRDPSRYFIVYETGDNTTTAYGEPEPLDLFYSRAIMFGDNYQVWSEEHDLTQCYPSNPQGNVVPAEHENSSFCNEFDQLDQGIKGLEASEASLGANSGGEFMYGVWAQHQAGDDATAESDAMARRVWWIDDYIPLDAWVFGQSSGTPENP from the coding sequence ATGCCGCCAATAATCTATATCGGTCAAACAAGAATCGTAATACTGAACCCTGTCCGACAGACTCCTAGCAGCTGGCTCAATAAAAGTGTCAACCCTTACGCTTTCCGCAACATGGAGTGCAGATCCAAGCGTTACGGACGAGGGAGGGATAGCAAACCGATGAATCCTTACTATCCGGACGGCCTGTGCCTGGATACGCCGATCAATCTTTCCGCAACGATACCGGATACCTGCACCGACTCCCAAGCGGGCGGAGAGGTCCTTTGTCCTCAAGTGGATTTGAGCCAGGGCACGTTATTCGGAATAGGCAACACCAACCCCATCCTTGAAGGCAATCAGGTAGAGCCTAATACCACCAAAGTATTGAGCTGGCATCAGTGTCCGGCCTCATTCACAACGGTGAGCGGGGCAACGCTGAACTGCAATAATGATTCCAGAACCGATGCGAGCACGCTTTACGATCAATCCTGGTACAACCCATTGGATGTGGCCAAAGGGCATCGCGGTTATCTGGACGGAGATTTTGTGATGATGCTTTATGCCTGGTCGCCCAACTGGCGCCTCAATGCCAAAGGCAGCGACCGTTACGAGCTTTACATCCGCCGTTCTTTTGACGGTGGTAAGACTTGGGGCACACTCCCTAAAAATTACAGACATCACGACAAGTCAAGATGGGCCGGCACAGGTACTGTGACCTGCGAGACGTTCCGTGCAACCGAAACAGGAACCGGGGAACCGGTTGAACCGCGCGTCTGTAACCAGTACGCGGCGGGTGCGCTAGAACAGGCCCGCAACGTTACGCAAATCAAATCCATGAGGACCACGACACTGGATCCGCGTTTCGCGGCTACGGCCGAAAGCATCACCTCGGACCTGTTCGGCGCCGGCATTCCCAATATAGGCAATGAGGACGTCCGGGACCCGTCAAGGTACTTCATCGTTTACGAAACCGGCGACAACACCACCACTGCGTATGGTGAGCCGGAGCCGCTGGACCTGTTCTACAGCCGTGCGATCATGTTCGGCGACAACTATCAGGTCTGGTCGGAAGAGCATGATTTGACACAATGTTATCCATCCAACCCGCAGGGTAATGTCGTACCAGCCGAGCATGAAAACTCAAGCTTCTGCAATGAGTTCGATCAGCTTGACCAGGGCATCAAGGGACTGGAAGCCAGCGAGGCAAGCCTTGGCGCGAATTCCGGCGGCGAGTTCATGTACGGTGTCTGGGCTCAGCATCAGGCCGGCGATGATGCAACTGCCGAATCCGACGCCATGGCTCGCAGAGTCTGGTGGATCGACGACTACATTCCGCTGGATGCCTGGGTATTTGGTCAGAGCTCCGGAACGCCGGAAAATCCCTGA
- a CDS encoding IS1182 family transposase: MSRFIQFDRNQQYLLPPSVDEWLPEDHLARFIVEVIDQLDLSKLTGHYSGRGSAAYHPALLLALLVYGYATGTFSSRKIERATYDSVAFRFIAANHHPDHDTLAHFRKTFLVELEDLFVQVLTLAQTMKLVKLGQISLDGTKIKANASKHKALSHGHIEKLEAQLREEVQALLKKAVDVDQEELADGIDLPAEVARREDRLKALAEAKAKIAERVKERDEQAQKDYQGKLADRERQRQAGKKPRGQEPKAPETGPKDKDQINLTDEESRIMPSKDGFVQGYNAQAAVDVDSLLVVGATLSQHTNDKRQVEPMLKALNALPDSLGKPETLLADNGYFSKDNIHACVEQKITPLIALGREAHHLPLAERLTPDTPEPESDDPLVKMAWKLKTQSGRALYGKRKSTVEPVFGIIKQVLGFRQFSLRGLDAVAGEWKLVTMAFNLKRMHMLAAG; this comes from the coding sequence ATGAGCCGCTTTATTCAGTTTGATCGAAACCAACAGTATTTGCTTCCGCCGTCCGTGGACGAATGGTTGCCGGAAGACCACCTGGCACGCTTTATCGTCGAAGTGATCGATCAGCTCGATCTATCAAAACTGACAGGCCATTATTCTGGACGGGGTTCAGCGGCTTATCATCCGGCACTGCTGTTGGCCCTGCTGGTCTATGGTTATGCGACCGGCACGTTCTCCAGTCGCAAGATCGAGCGGGCAACCTACGATTCAGTGGCGTTTCGGTTCATTGCTGCCAATCATCATCCCGATCATGACACCCTGGCCCATTTCCGCAAGACCTTTCTGGTGGAGTTGGAGGACTTGTTCGTACAAGTGCTGACGCTGGCGCAGACGATGAAACTCGTCAAGCTGGGACAGATTTCGCTGGATGGTACCAAAATCAAGGCCAATGCCTCGAAGCACAAGGCCTTGTCCCATGGCCACATCGAAAAGTTGGAAGCGCAATTGCGTGAGGAAGTGCAGGCCCTGCTGAAAAAGGCAGTGGACGTTGATCAGGAAGAATTGGCCGACGGTATCGATTTGCCGGCGGAAGTCGCGCGTCGGGAAGATCGCTTGAAAGCCTTGGCGGAAGCCAAGGCCAAGATTGCCGAACGGGTTAAAGAACGGGACGAACAAGCCCAAAAAGACTACCAGGGGAAACTGGCTGACCGGGAGCGCCAGCGTCAGGCGGGCAAAAAGCCCCGAGGCCAGGAGCCTAAGGCGCCCGAAACCGGCCCCAAAGATAAGGACCAGATCAACCTGACCGATGAAGAATCGCGGATCATGCCGAGCAAGGACGGCTTCGTGCAGGGCTACAACGCCCAGGCGGCCGTCGATGTCGACAGCCTGCTGGTGGTTGGTGCTACACTCAGCCAGCATACCAACGACAAGCGGCAAGTCGAGCCAATGCTGAAGGCGCTGAACGCCTTGCCGGATAGCCTCGGCAAGCCAGAAACGCTGCTGGCCGACAACGGCTACTTCAGCAAAGACAATATCCATGCCTGTGTGGAGCAAAAAATTACACCCCTCATCGCCCTGGGCCGGGAAGCCCATCATCTGCCATTGGCAGAACGCCTGACGCCGGATACACCGGAACCTGAAAGCGATGACCCGCTAGTCAAAATGGCCTGGAAACTCAAAACCCAGAGTGGCCGCGCGCTTTATGGTAAACGCAAAAGCACGGTCGAACCGGTATTTGGGATCATCAAACAGGTATTGGGATTCCGCCAATTCTCGCTGAGAGGCCTTGATGCGGTAGCTGGTGAGTGGAAACTGGTGACTATGGCCTTCAATTTAAAGCGAATGCATATGCTGGCGGCCGGATAA
- a CDS encoding antibiotic biosynthesis monooxygenase family protein → MITVIWDTWLKPGAEEEGLRLTRQVWSDMKSFDGYISHQIFIDQDAPGHIIALAKWQNRADADAVREQYQNAETIRQLTPLLARPRNRWITYEDQAS, encoded by the coding sequence ATGATCACAGTTATTTGGGACACTTGGCTGAAACCCGGTGCGGAAGAAGAAGGACTGCGCCTCACGCGTCAGGTGTGGTCGGATATGAAAAGTTTCGACGGCTATATTTCGCATCAGATCTTCATTGATCAGGATGCGCCAGGACATATCATCGCTCTGGCAAAATGGCAGAATCGCGCAGATGCGGACGCTGTCAGGGAACAGTACCAAAACGCCGAAACGATCCGCCAACTCACTCCGCTTCTAGCCCGTCCGAGGAATCGCTGGATTACCTATGAAGACCAGGCTTCTTAA
- a CDS encoding DUF2254 domain-containing protein yields MKLQLLKIRDALTDSFWFLPALMALLAAGAALGSVAIDHAVGSAWVHGMDWVWSGGAEGARGVLSVVAGSIMTVISIVFSLTVTALAQTSSHFGPRVLRNFTSDRGVQFTLGTFIATFVYCLLVLRTVRSEHSVEASSFIPYLSVNIGMLLGLASLAVLIYFIHHVSQGIQAENLIADVGAEFQKSLPVLFPERIGLPQGNDTKPCRLPDESQWQAAHVVTSAVNGYLQGVDDEQLMRLAIRHDLMLKLEKRPGAFVTHAESLLSVLPPSNVNHDLELDLRACFSLGPHRTPHQDALYIVQQLVEIAVHALSPGINEPFTALTCIDWLGASLRGVARRELPTTLRQDEAGQLRVIACTLDFEELVHAAFDQIRHYGSDNTDVMRHLLEIIAKIAPDLHRDQDRAVLVRHARLIGEDAAHIANETDRRRVADCLQRTLRALSRNDT; encoded by the coding sequence ATGAAACTGCAGTTGCTCAAAATCCGTGATGCCCTGACTGATTCATTCTGGTTTCTGCCGGCGCTGATGGCCCTGCTCGCGGCTGGCGCCGCGCTAGGGAGTGTCGCCATTGACCACGCCGTCGGCAGCGCCTGGGTGCATGGCATGGATTGGGTCTGGTCAGGCGGCGCCGAAGGCGCTCGCGGCGTATTGTCGGTCGTCGCCGGCTCCATCATGACCGTGATTTCGATTGTGTTCTCGCTGACCGTAACGGCGCTGGCGCAAACTTCATCGCATTTCGGGCCGCGCGTGCTGAGAAACTTCACTTCCGACCGCGGCGTTCAATTCACGCTCGGTACGTTCATCGCCACCTTTGTCTACTGTCTGCTTGTCTTGCGGACGGTGCGGTCGGAACACTCGGTCGAAGCATCCAGCTTCATACCGTATCTGTCGGTGAACATCGGCATGCTGCTGGGGCTTGCGTCGCTTGCGGTCCTGATCTATTTCATTCATCATGTTTCGCAAGGCATTCAGGCCGAAAATCTCATCGCGGATGTGGGCGCGGAATTTCAAAAATCGCTGCCTGTTCTATTTCCCGAGCGCATCGGGCTGCCGCAAGGCAACGATACGAAACCATGCCGTTTACCCGATGAAAGCCAATGGCAGGCAGCGCATGTCGTGACATCGGCCGTCAACGGCTATCTTCAGGGGGTGGACGACGAACAATTGATGCGACTGGCGATCCGGCACGATCTGATGCTGAAACTGGAAAAACGCCCCGGCGCTTTTGTGACGCACGCCGAGTCCTTGCTGAGCGTGCTGCCGCCTTCGAACGTGAATCATGACTTAGAGCTCGATTTGCGCGCCTGCTTTAGCCTGGGTCCGCACCGCACACCCCATCAGGACGCGCTGTACATAGTGCAGCAGCTGGTCGAAATCGCGGTCCACGCACTTTCGCCAGGCATCAACGAACCCTTCACCGCTCTGACCTGCATCGACTGGCTGGGCGCATCGCTGCGCGGCGTGGCAAGACGTGAATTGCCAACGACTTTGCGTCAGGACGAAGCCGGGCAGTTACGCGTAATTGCCTGCACGCTCGATTTCGAGGAACTGGTGCACGCCGCCTTCGACCAGATCCGTCATTACGGCTCCGACAATACCGATGTGATGCGGCATCTCCTCGAAATCATCGCCAAAATTGCGCCTGATCTGCATCGCGATCAGGACCGGGCCGTGCTGGTACGGCATGCCCGGCTCATCGGTGAAGACGCCGCGCATATCGCCAACGAAACCGACCGGCGGCGCGTAGCCGACTGCCTGCAGAGAACGTTGCGCGCTCTGAGCCGGAACGATACCTGA
- a CDS encoding EthD family reductase, which translates to MKEAKLIVMYPVPTDLALFERRYTEEHVPMAVEKLAGKTRFVASLITSTASNTPAPFHRIAEVYFPSMAELEACLHSDGGQETARHAMEISSGGAPLFLISEVETFDFQ; encoded by the coding sequence ATGAAAGAGGCAAAATTGATTGTGATGTACCCGGTGCCTACCGACCTGGCCTTGTTCGAACGGCGCTATACGGAAGAGCATGTGCCGATGGCTGTCGAAAAACTGGCCGGCAAAACCCGCTTCGTCGCTTCACTGATTACTTCAACCGCGAGCAATACGCCAGCTCCTTTTCATCGTATCGCCGAAGTGTATTTTCCGTCGATGGCCGAGCTTGAGGCCTGCCTGCATTCCGATGGCGGCCAGGAAACGGCCCGCCATGCCATGGAAATTTCCAGCGGCGGCGCGCCTTTATTTCTGATTTCCGAAGTCGAAACCTTCGATTTCCAGTAA